One segment of Carya illinoinensis cultivar Pawnee chromosome 1, C.illinoinensisPawnee_v1, whole genome shotgun sequence DNA contains the following:
- the LOC122300257 gene encoding uncharacterized protein LOC122300257 — protein sequence MEEVLSRLLNKRLSEGRILPFSHPVNALRITHFLYADDVVVFVNGSTSSIRCLMRVLKDMSAGQGRGPVNFDKSVIFFSKHLTYRRTRELLMDTGFSEGQFSFTYLGAPIVDGRLKIRHFMLLLERVEKKLTGWKSRLLSQGCRLILLRRVFSSLPIHLLCDSDA from the coding sequence atggagGAAGTTTTGTCGAGGTTGTTAAACAAGAGGTTGTCGGAGGGGAGGATTCTGCCTTTTTCACATCCTGTAAATGCCCTCAGAATTACACACTTTTTGTATGCTGATGATGTGGTGGTCTTTGTGAATGGGAGTACGAGTTCGATTAGGTGCTTAATGAGAGTATTGAAGGATATGAGCGCTGGACAGGGCAGAGGGCCGGTGAATTTTGACAAATcggttatttttttctctaagcaTTTGACATATAGACGAACTCGGGAGTTGTTGATGGATACTGGTTTTTCTGAGGGCCAGTTCTCATTTACGTACTTGGGTGCTCCGATTGTGGATGGCCGGCTGAAAATTAGACATTTTATGCTATTGCTGGAACGCGTTGAGAAAAAGTTGACTGGTTGGAAAAGCCGTCTACTTTCACAAGGGTGTAGATTAATTTTGTTGAGGCGTGTTTTTTCAAGCTTACCAATTCATTTACTTTGTGACTCAGATGCCTAA
- the LOC122276579 gene encoding uncharacterized protein LOC122276579 isoform X1 has protein sequence MSKMRVAVIGAGISGLVSAYVLAKAGVDVVLYEKEEYLGGHAKTVNFDGVDLDLGFMVFNRVTYPNMMEFFESLGVDMEASDMSFSVSLDKGQGCEWGSLNGLSSLFAQKKNAINPYFWQMLREIVKFKHDVLSYLELLENNPDIDRNETLGQFIYSRGYSKLFREAYLIPICGSIWSCPSEGVMSFSAFSILSFCRNHHLLQIFGRPQWLTVRWRSHCYVKKVREVLENKCCQIRTSSEVQSVVSNDEGCTIICGDGSEETYNGCILAVHAPDALKILGRQTTFDEMRILGAFQYVYSDIFLHRDKSLMPTNQAAWSAWNFLGSRDNKVCLTYWLNVLQNLGETDLPFLVTLNPDHTPKSTMLKWSTAHPVPSVAASKASLELDHIQGKRGIWFCGAYQGYGFHEDGLKAGMAAAHGMLGKSCALLSNAKHMVPSLIEMGARLSVTRFLGHYISAGCVILLEEGGTVFNFEGTMKKCSLRTVLRVHSPQFYWKVMTRADLGLADAYINGDFSFVDKREGLLNLFMILIASRDANSSISKLNKKRGWWTPLLFTASIASAKYFFWHVSRQNTLTQARRNISRHYDLSNDLFALFLDETMTYSSAVFKKEDEDLKVAQLRKISLLIEKARIDQNHEVLEIGCGWGSLAIEVVKRTGCKYTGITLSKEQLKFAEKKVREVGLQDHIKFILCDYRQLPDTNKYDRIISCEMLEAVGHEFMEEFFRCCESVLREDGLLVLQFISIPDERYEEYRQSSDFIKEYIFPGGCVPSLSRVTSAMAAASRFCVEDVENIGIHYYQTLRYWRKNFLEKQSKILTLGFNEKFIRTWEYYFDYCAAGFKTHTLGNYQIVFSRPGNAAAFSNPYQTLPSES, from the exons ATGTCGAAGATGAGAGTGGCAGTAATTGGTGCTGGTATTAGTGGGTTGGTTTCGGCGTATGTTCTGGCCAAAGCCGGGGTGGATGTGGTGCTGTACGAGAAGGAGGAGTACTTGGGCGGCCATGCCAAGACCGTGAACTTCGACGGCGTTGATTTAGACCTTGGCTTCATGGTCTTCAATCGT GTGACATATCCAAATATGATGGAGTTCTTTGAGAGTCTTGGAGTTGATATGGAGGCATCAGATATGTCGTTCTCAGTGAGCTTAGACAAAGGCCAGGGCTGTGAATGGGGAAGCCTAAATGGTTTGTCGAGTTTGTTTGCACAAAAGAAGAATGCTATAAATCCATACTTTTGGCAAATGCTCAGAGAAATCGTAAAGTTTAAGCATGATGTTCTAAG TTATCTTGAGTTGCTTGAAAACAATCCAGACATTGATCGCAATGAAACTTTGGGACAGTTTATCTATTCACGGGGTTACTCTAAATTGTTTCGGGAAGCTTATCTT ATTCCAATTTGTGGTTCAATTTGGTCCTGCCCTTCAGAAGGAGTTATGAGCTTTTCAGCtttctctattctttcattttgtCGAAATCATCATCTCCTTCAG ATCTTTGGCCGTCCACAATGGCTAACTGTCAGATGGCGTTCACATTGttatgtaaagaag GTCAGAGAAGTGCTAGAGAATAAATGTTGTCAAATTAGAACTAGTTCTGAGGTACAGTCAGTTGTATCAAATGATGAGG GTTGCACTATAATCTGTGGAGATGGTTCCGAAGAAACATACAATGGCTGCATACTGGCTGTCCATGCCCCTGatgctttgaaaatattaggaCGGCAAACAACTTTTGATGAAATGAGAATACTTGGTGCTTTTCAATATGTCTACAG TGATATTTTCCTTCATCGAGACAAAAGTTTAATGCCCACAAACCAAGCAGCATGGAGTGCATGGAATTTTCTTGGAAGTAGAGACAATAAAGTATGTTTGACATACTGGCTCAACGTGCTTCAG AATCTTGGTGAAACAGATCTACCTTTTCTTGTGACTCTCAACCCAGACCATACACCAAAAAGTACCATGCTTAAGTGGTCAACTGCTCATCCAGTCCCATCTGTTGCTGCATCAAAAGCTTCACTTGAGCTTGATCATATCCAAGGGAAGAGAGGAATTTGGTTTTGTGGGGCATACCAAG GTTATGGTTTCCATGAGGATGGATTAAAG GCTGGCATGGCTGCTGCCCATGGTATGCTTGGAAAAAGTTGTGCTCTTTTGAGCAACGCAAAACACATGGTACCTTCTCTGATAGAAATGGGGGCGCGCCTTTCTGTCACCAGGTTCCTTGGACATTATATCTCAGCTGGATGTGTAAT TCTATTGGAGGAAGGTGGCACGGTATTCAACTTTGAAGGAACCATGAAAAAATGTTCGCTGAGAACCGTTTTGAGAGTTCATAGTCCCCAATTCTACTGGAAG GTAATGACACGGGCTGATTTAGGCCTTGCAGATGCATATATAAACGgagatttttcttttgttgataaAAGAGAGGGTCTTCTAAATCTTTTTATG ATTCTTATTGCAAGCAGAGATGCAAATTCCTCCATCTCAAAGTTGAATAAGAAAAG GGGCTGGTGGACTCCATTGTTATTTACAGCTAGTATAGCATCAGCAAAGTACTTTTTTTGGCATGTATCAAGGCAAAATACTCTTACACAGGCCCGCAGGAACATCTCTCGTCATTATGACCTG aGTAACGACCTTTTTGCTCTGTTCTTAGATGAAACAATGACTTACTCCAGTGCTGTCTTCAAG aaggaagatgaagatttaAAGGTTGCACAGCTGAGGAAGATCTCTCTTCTGATTGAAAAA GCAAGAATAGATCAGAATCATGAAGTTCTGGAGATTGGGTGTGGTTGGGGAAGTTTAGCAATAGAAGTTGTCAAACGAACTGGATGCAAGTACACTGGCATCACCCTCTCGAAGGAGCAGCTGAAATTTGCagagaagaaagtgagagaagtTGGGCTTCAG GACCacattaaatttattctttGTGACTACCGCCAGTTACCTGATACCAACAAATATGACAGAATAATATCATG TGAGATGCTAGAGGCTGTTGGCCATGAATTCATGGAAGAGTTTTTTCGTTGCTGTGAATCAGTATTACGAGAAGATGGGCTTCTTGTTCTGCAG TTCATATCAATACCAGATGAACGTTACGAGGAGTACAGGCAAAGTTCAGATTTCATAAAGGAGTATATATTTCCCGGTGGATGCGTACCTTCATTAAGTAGGGTAACATCAGCTATGGCTGCTGCATCTAGATTCTG TGTGGAGGATGTGGAGAACATAGGAATTCATTACTACCAAACACTCAGATATTGGAGAAAAAACTTCCTGGAGAAGCAGAG CAAAATCCTGACTCTCGGGTTCAATGAAAAGTTCATTCGGACATGGGAATATTACTTCGACTACTGTGCAGCTGGTTTTAAGACACATACGCTTGGAAATTATCAG ATTGTATTCTCCAGGCCTGGCAATGCTGCTGCGTTTAGCAATCCATATCAAACATTGCCTTCAGAATCTTGA
- the LOC122276579 gene encoding cyclopropane-fatty-acyl-phospholipid synthase-like isoform X2 has product MRILGAFQYVYSDIFLHRDKSLMPTNQAAWSAWNFLGSRDNKVCLTYWLNVLQNLGETDLPFLVTLNPDHTPKSTMLKWSTAHPVPSVAASKASLELDHIQGKRGIWFCGAYQGYGFHEDGLKAGMAAAHGMLGKSCALLSNAKHMVPSLIEMGARLSVTRFLGHYISAGCVILLEEGGTVFNFEGTMKKCSLRTVLRVHSPQFYWKVMTRADLGLADAYINGDFSFVDKREGLLNLFMILIASRDANSSISKLNKKRGWWTPLLFTASIASAKYFFWHVSRQNTLTQARRNISRHYDLSNDLFALFLDETMTYSSAVFKKEDEDLKVAQLRKISLLIEKARIDQNHEVLEIGCGWGSLAIEVVKRTGCKYTGITLSKEQLKFAEKKVREVGLQDHIKFILCDYRQLPDTNKYDRIISCEMLEAVGHEFMEEFFRCCESVLREDGLLVLQFISIPDERYEEYRQSSDFIKEYIFPGGCVPSLSRVTSAMAAASRFCVEDVENIGIHYYQTLRYWRKNFLEKQSKILTLGFNEKFIRTWEYYFDYCAAGFKTHTLGNYQIVFSRPGNAAAFSNPYQTLPSES; this is encoded by the exons ATGAGAATACTTGGTGCTTTTCAATATGTCTACAG TGATATTTTCCTTCATCGAGACAAAAGTTTAATGCCCACAAACCAAGCAGCATGGAGTGCATGGAATTTTCTTGGAAGTAGAGACAATAAAGTATGTTTGACATACTGGCTCAACGTGCTTCAG AATCTTGGTGAAACAGATCTACCTTTTCTTGTGACTCTCAACCCAGACCATACACCAAAAAGTACCATGCTTAAGTGGTCAACTGCTCATCCAGTCCCATCTGTTGCTGCATCAAAAGCTTCACTTGAGCTTGATCATATCCAAGGGAAGAGAGGAATTTGGTTTTGTGGGGCATACCAAG GTTATGGTTTCCATGAGGATGGATTAAAG GCTGGCATGGCTGCTGCCCATGGTATGCTTGGAAAAAGTTGTGCTCTTTTGAGCAACGCAAAACACATGGTACCTTCTCTGATAGAAATGGGGGCGCGCCTTTCTGTCACCAGGTTCCTTGGACATTATATCTCAGCTGGATGTGTAAT TCTATTGGAGGAAGGTGGCACGGTATTCAACTTTGAAGGAACCATGAAAAAATGTTCGCTGAGAACCGTTTTGAGAGTTCATAGTCCCCAATTCTACTGGAAG GTAATGACACGGGCTGATTTAGGCCTTGCAGATGCATATATAAACGgagatttttcttttgttgataaAAGAGAGGGTCTTCTAAATCTTTTTATG ATTCTTATTGCAAGCAGAGATGCAAATTCCTCCATCTCAAAGTTGAATAAGAAAAG GGGCTGGTGGACTCCATTGTTATTTACAGCTAGTATAGCATCAGCAAAGTACTTTTTTTGGCATGTATCAAGGCAAAATACTCTTACACAGGCCCGCAGGAACATCTCTCGTCATTATGACCTG aGTAACGACCTTTTTGCTCTGTTCTTAGATGAAACAATGACTTACTCCAGTGCTGTCTTCAAG aaggaagatgaagatttaAAGGTTGCACAGCTGAGGAAGATCTCTCTTCTGATTGAAAAA GCAAGAATAGATCAGAATCATGAAGTTCTGGAGATTGGGTGTGGTTGGGGAAGTTTAGCAATAGAAGTTGTCAAACGAACTGGATGCAAGTACACTGGCATCACCCTCTCGAAGGAGCAGCTGAAATTTGCagagaagaaagtgagagaagtTGGGCTTCAG GACCacattaaatttattctttGTGACTACCGCCAGTTACCTGATACCAACAAATATGACAGAATAATATCATG TGAGATGCTAGAGGCTGTTGGCCATGAATTCATGGAAGAGTTTTTTCGTTGCTGTGAATCAGTATTACGAGAAGATGGGCTTCTTGTTCTGCAG TTCATATCAATACCAGATGAACGTTACGAGGAGTACAGGCAAAGTTCAGATTTCATAAAGGAGTATATATTTCCCGGTGGATGCGTACCTTCATTAAGTAGGGTAACATCAGCTATGGCTGCTGCATCTAGATTCTG TGTGGAGGATGTGGAGAACATAGGAATTCATTACTACCAAACACTCAGATATTGGAGAAAAAACTTCCTGGAGAAGCAGAG CAAAATCCTGACTCTCGGGTTCAATGAAAAGTTCATTCGGACATGGGAATATTACTTCGACTACTGTGCAGCTGGTTTTAAGACACATACGCTTGGAAATTATCAG ATTGTATTCTCCAGGCCTGGCAATGCTGCTGCGTTTAGCAATCCATATCAAACATTGCCTTCAGAATCTTGA
- the LOC122303022 gene encoding ubiquitin C-terminal hydrolase 12-like produces the protein MNYIECINVDYKSTRKESFYDLQLDVKGCRDVYASFDKYVEVERLEGDNKYHAEQYGLQDVRKGVLFIDFPPVLQLPLKRFEYDFMRDTMVKVDGYFKIFPKVAHGWMVRYDVKDKPAVKPAEEAH, from the exons ATGAATTATATTGAGTGCATCAATGTGGACTATAAATCAACGAGAAAAGAATCATTTTATG atcTTCAGCTTGATGTAAAAGGCTGTCGTGATGTATATGCTTCTTTTGACAAATATGTGGAGGTGGAACGTCTTGAGGGTGACAATAAGTATCATGCTGAACAATATGGTTTACAG GATGTTAGGAAAGGTGTTTTGTTCATTGATTTTCCACCTGTCCTCCAACTACCGCTAAAAAGATTTGAGTATGACTTTATGCGAGATACCATGGTAAAG GTGGATGGCTATTTTAAGATATTCCCGAAAGTTGCACATGGTTGGATGGTTAGATATGACGTAAAAGACAAGCCAGCTGTGAAGCCTGCCGAGGAGGCCCATTAG